The bacterium genome has a segment encoding these proteins:
- the yidD gene encoding membrane protein insertion efficiency factor YidD has product MVRTVFILPIKAYQIVFAGAPRVCRFEPTCSMYAIEAIEKHGIFKGTAMAVWRVLRCNPWNAGGYDPVR; this is encoded by the coding sequence CTGGTGCGCACGGTTTTTATTCTGCCTATCAAAGCCTACCAGATAGTTTTTGCAGGAGCGCCGCGAGTGTGCAGATTTGAGCCAACCTGTTCGATGTACGCTATAGAAGCTATAGAAAAACACGGAATTTTCAAAGGCACAGCCATGGCAGTATGGCGTGTGCTGCGGTGTAATCCATGGAATGCCGGTGGATACGACCCTGTGAGGTAA
- a CDS encoding ribonuclease P protein component encodes MKKVHQETLKRRDIIRGEKETRELLGVRPLKTRFLRVHFMPGDHAKVAFHVPRRVGSAVLRNGLKRRMREIYRRNKPEFPKACAIFRLKERSGWEELCKDFKLAAKMMAGSIVG; translated from the coding sequence TTGAAGAAGGTGCATCAGGAGACTCTTAAGCGCCGCGATATAATCAGAGGAGAAAAAGAAACAAGAGAGCTTCTGGGGGTGAGACCTCTAAAAACAAGGTTTCTTCGGGTACACTTCATGCCAGGCGATCATGCAAAGGTTGCCTTTCATGTGCCCAGGAGGGTCGGTTCTGCCGTATTAAGAAACGGATTGAAGAGACGCATGAGGGAGATTTACAGGCGCAATAAACCGGAGTTTCCCAAAGCGTGCGCCATTTTCCGCTTAAAGGAGAGATCGGGGTGGGAGGAACTCTGCAAGGATTTTAAGCTAGCGGCTAAAATGATGGCAGGTAGCATTGTTGGATAG